From Gimesia panareensis, the proteins below share one genomic window:
- a CDS encoding PP2C family protein-serine/threonine phosphatase, protein MEQVLTAQPLEWIHGLCDQFTEITGWPLHFTPAKPGERKSLEAELCQNAKYCWYESIEDGKQTLGYLYLTLPHETANDHMFVTAIKLAELVGGLISRIETMGSSLELKNREVTTLMDVGLSVTRQEGLQDALQKLLEAALQLTGFRAAGFFLLNSESNQLSLRVQYCLHSFEIPFHRRKLKESPPDLEAFSNEALIVHRQESPELARWLPEGCLTGVCVSVQSETGPFGTLWAYDRRARHLNERDIHILKSIGAQVSTILERAVLLKESQNQLRLKKELKVISESFPVELAREPDWDREFQAAVQSISHHEVGGDLCEFISLSPYVTCFALGDASGDSIPAAVVMASVRGALRTLTEGPIEQAKDTRHVIGRINTALYHTSLPHQFMSMMYGVIDTRARTFTYTNAGHPAPFWVHKGKITTLTSHGMLLGVTESNDYDYSVIPICKNDIIVGFSDGISEAMSSERKMFRSDGIMKVLENHIEDTAEEVMKGIWSKLQQHLEGGNDGDDRTLMVVKFAPNAE, encoded by the coding sequence ATGGAACAGGTACTCACCGCACAACCCCTGGAATGGATTCATGGTCTGTGTGATCAGTTTACGGAGATTACTGGCTGGCCGCTGCATTTTACGCCTGCCAAGCCCGGCGAGCGAAAGTCCCTGGAAGCCGAGCTCTGTCAGAATGCCAAGTACTGCTGGTATGAATCGATCGAAGACGGCAAGCAGACTCTGGGATATCTTTACCTGACGTTGCCCCACGAGACTGCGAATGACCACATGTTTGTGACGGCAATCAAGCTGGCAGAACTGGTGGGGGGACTGATTTCCCGGATCGAGACCATGGGCTCTTCACTGGAGCTCAAAAACCGTGAAGTCACGACATTGATGGATGTCGGCCTGTCGGTCACCCGGCAGGAGGGCCTGCAGGATGCATTACAGAAACTGCTGGAAGCAGCGCTGCAGCTGACCGGGTTTCGTGCTGCCGGTTTTTTCCTGTTGAATTCGGAATCCAATCAACTCTCGCTTCGCGTACAATATTGCCTGCATTCGTTCGAAATTCCCTTCCATCGTCGAAAACTCAAAGAATCTCCCCCTGATCTGGAAGCCTTTTCCAATGAAGCCCTGATCGTGCATCGACAGGAGAGTCCGGAACTGGCCCGCTGGTTGCCTGAAGGATGCCTGACGGGAGTCTGTGTTTCCGTGCAGTCTGAGACGGGGCCTTTTGGAACATTGTGGGCCTATGATCGCCGGGCACGCCATCTGAATGAACGTGATATTCATATTCTGAAATCGATTGGTGCCCAGGTCAGTACCATCCTGGAACGGGCCGTTCTGCTCAAGGAAAGTCAGAATCAGCTGCGCCTCAAAAAAGAACTCAAGGTGATTTCGGAATCCTTTCCCGTGGAGCTGGCGCGTGAGCCTGACTGGGATCGAGAATTTCAGGCTGCGGTCCAGTCGATCAGCCATCACGAAGTGGGGGGCGATCTCTGCGAATTCATCTCTCTGTCTCCGTATGTGACCTGTTTTGCGCTGGGCGATGCTTCAGGGGACAGTATCCCGGCTGCAGTCGTGATGGCTTCAGTCCGCGGAGCCTTGCGTACCTTGACCGAGGGACCGATCGAACAGGCCAAAGATACACGGCACGTCATCGGTCGGATCAATACGGCTCTGTATCATACGTCACTGCCTCACCAGTTCATGAGCATGATGTATGGGGTGATCGACACTCGGGCTCGGACGTTTACTTACACCAATGCGGGGCATCCCGCTCCGTTCTGGGTGCATAAAGGGAAGATCACGACCCTGACTTCGCACGGTATGTTGCTGGGGGTCACGGAATCCAATGATTATGACTATTCCGTCATCCCCATCTGTAAGAATGATATCATCGTCGGGTTCAGTGACGGCATCAGCGAAGCGATGAGCAGCGAACGGAAAATGTTCCGCTCCGATGGCATCATGAAGGTTCTGGAAAATCACATTGAAGATACCGCAGAAGAGGTGATGAAGGGCATTTGGTCGAAACTGCAGCAACACCTCGAAGGGGGCAACGATGGTGACGACCGCACCCTGATGGTCGTGAAATTTGCCCCTAACGCAGAGTGA
- a CDS encoding dicarboxylate/amino acid:cation symporter, which produces MKNLPLHYQILIALIAGTVLGFLFNPGETQLAALTLTVSPQGGGYQVVQEEQDHDQQTYQFPDRDALVKRYPELKKLFVSGDLKEPQTIEVSGRMIHIVDSAREVHLTYTRTVNKKITVTTYTAANGEELVAKYPQWKTEYELFGNTISQKVMAISKWVGDLFLRLLKMVTIPLIVTSLITGIASLGNATRFGAMFSRTLLYYLSTSLLAIFTGIFVVNLIRPGIGAELPGGNGSLSSGQESIGSIFVDMVDRLIPTNIIHSLGEGEFLSIISFSILSGIFIILVGGKHAKTLTDIFQAGFEVMMRMTMFIISLAPIGVLAFMVYAVSSQGIEIFKTLSWYMVAVLLALLIHATVILPCLLKFIARRSPLEFARAMGPALMTAFSTASSNGTLPLTISCVEENAGVSNEVSSFVLPLGATINMDGTALYEAVAVLFIAQAYTGEVLPVQQQILVAITALLASIGAAGIPHAGLVMMAIVLQAVGLPLEAQGVIIAVDRVLDMCRTSVNVWSDSCGCAIIERYR; this is translated from the coding sequence ATGAAGAACCTGCCGCTGCATTACCAGATCCTCATCGCGTTAATCGCCGGGACCGTTCTAGGTTTTCTGTTTAATCCCGGGGAAACTCAGTTGGCAGCCCTGACGCTGACCGTCAGCCCGCAAGGTGGTGGCTATCAGGTAGTCCAGGAGGAGCAGGACCACGATCAGCAGACGTATCAGTTCCCCGACCGCGATGCGCTGGTGAAAAGGTATCCTGAACTGAAAAAACTGTTTGTGTCTGGCGACCTGAAAGAACCCCAGACCATTGAAGTCAGTGGGCGGATGATTCATATCGTGGACTCGGCACGCGAAGTTCATCTGACGTATACCCGAACCGTGAATAAAAAAATCACGGTCACTACATATACCGCGGCGAACGGCGAAGAACTGGTCGCGAAATATCCGCAATGGAAAACGGAATATGAACTGTTCGGAAATACGATTTCTCAGAAAGTGATGGCGATTTCCAAGTGGGTCGGGGACCTGTTCCTGCGCCTGCTCAAGATGGTGACTATCCCCCTGATTGTAACCTCACTGATCACCGGGATTGCGAGCCTGGGAAACGCGACCCGCTTTGGAGCCATGTTCTCGCGGACACTGTTGTATTACCTCTCGACCAGCCTGCTGGCCATCTTCACCGGGATTTTTGTCGTGAACCTGATCCGTCCGGGGATCGGGGCAGAACTTCCCGGGGGGAACGGATCGCTTTCTTCAGGACAGGAATCGATTGGCTCGATCTTTGTGGATATGGTCGATCGGCTGATTCCCACCAATATTATTCACTCACTGGGGGAAGGGGAGTTTCTTTCGATCATTTCATTCAGCATCCTGTCCGGGATTTTCATCATTCTCGTGGGGGGCAAGCATGCCAAAACCCTGACTGATATTTTCCAGGCGGGATTTGAAGTCATGATGCGGATGACGATGTTTATCATCAGTCTGGCCCCGATTGGCGTGTTGGCCTTTATGGTTTATGCCGTTTCCTCACAGGGCATTGAGATCTTCAAGACGCTCAGCTGGTATATGGTCGCGGTACTGCTCGCTTTGCTGATACATGCGACTGTGATTCTACCCTGTCTGCTGAAATTCATTGCGCGGCGTTCTCCACTGGAATTCGCCCGCGCGATGGGGCCGGCATTGATGACCGCTTTCTCGACAGCGTCTTCGAACGGAACCCTGCCGCTGACAATCAGCTGCGTCGAAGAGAATGCCGGGGTCTCCAACGAGGTCAGTTCCTTTGTTCTGCCCCTGGGGGCCACCATAAATATGGATGGGACAGCACTTTATGAAGCAGTCGCGGTGCTGTTTATTGCTCAGGCTTATACCGGTGAAGTATTGCCGGTCCAGCAGCAGATCCTGGTGGCGATTACCGCGCTGCTGGCAAGTATCGGTGCCGCCGGGATTCCGCATGCCGGCCTGGTGATGATGGCGATTGTTCTGCAGGCAGTAGGATTGCCTCTCGAAGCTCAGGGCGTGATCATCGCTGTTGACCGTGTACTGGACATGTGCCGCACATCCGTGAATGTCTGGAGTGATTCCTGCGGGTGTGCGATCATCGAACGCTACCGCTAA